The DNA segment AGCTTCAAGAAGAGGGTTACGACGCCGTAGTGGGGACGATGGTCCTTCATCACATCGACATTCCCAGCGCCGCGGACAAGATTTTTAGGCTGTTGAAGCCGCGCGGCCTAGGCGTGTTTGCCGAGTGGAAAGAATACCCGGGCCTCGACCGGGTTCGGCGGGCGGCGGTTTTGCGCGCCCTGTTTCCACCCGGAGGAGTAGAGGGCTATGCGACCGAGCACGAGCGCAAGTTGTCGCCGAGTGATTTCAAAGCGATCCAGGCCCGCTTCCCCGACGTGGCGCTCGAGTATCGTTATTGCCTGTGCGGCAAGGTGCAATACTTTTCGCCCAAGTGGGCCGCCAAGCTGGAGCCTCTCGACTACCGTCTGCTGTGCATGCTGCCGGCGTTGCGCTGGTTTACCGACGGTGTTGTGATAAAGTTTACCAAGCCCCGACCGTCGAGCAGTCCGCGTCATGTAGCGGAATTCGTGAGAATTCCCGCTGAAGGGCGAAATGGCAGCCAGACTTCTCACGAAGTCGGCGACCGACCGTCGACGGCTCGTCGTTCGGACCGGCATGTCAAAGAAACACCAAACAGGCGTTTCGTCTTGCTCGCGGGCACGGCGCGGTCGGGCACGACGTGGCTAGGCAATATCCTGAACTCGTCGCCGCGGAGCGTGTATAGCCACGAGCCGCTGATGCGCTATGCCGATGGTGATCTGCAGCCACTCTTAACCCAAATCAAAACAACGGGCAGGATTTCGCACGACGAACGCGAAGTGGTGCTCGACCATTGGAGCCGGGCCTATTTCGCCGTGCGGCGGCCGCCGTTCTTCAAAAAGGAGTATTCCGCCTGGCCGGCCCAGGCGCCGTGGGCGGCCTGGCTGACCGTTCGCGGCGTTGGCCGCGGCTACCGCGCGTTTCAATATCTGTTTTCGCCGGCCGATCATGTCCGATACGATCTGGTGGTCAAGCAAGGCGGACTGTCGGTACACGGACCGAACTTCGTGCGGGCACTCGTGCCCGACGCGCTGGTCGTCATCCTGCGGCATCCCTGCGAGGTGATCGCCTCGGTGCGGCGGGGCCAGCGGCTCGGGCTGATGCGAAACCACAACCGCGAGCGCTGGTTCGACGACCATCTCGCCCTGGCGGAAGAGTTCGGCTATGGCCGCCGCGAAGTCGAGGCGATGTCCGACGCGGAGTTCGAGGCGCTCGATTGGCTGATCGAGAATTCGATTTACCAGAGGCTTGTCGACGACCATCCCAACGCGCAGCTCGTCGTGTACCGCGATCTATTCCGCGATCCAAAGGGTGTGACCGAAACGCTGTTCGAGGCGCTCGGCTGGGAGGTGACGAAGCAGACGCGGCGGTTCCTGCGCGACACCACCACCAGGCAGACCAGCCGGCTGACGTCGCTGGTGACGGCCAGCCACTCGTACTTTTCGGTCTATCGGCCGGGCAAAGAGAGCATCGATGCCTGGAGGCACGAGCTGAGCCGGCGCGAGCAAGAAGAGATCCTGGAGGTGGCGCGGCCGCTGCTGGAGCGGTATTGGCCGGTTGAGGAGTAGTGGTTAGTGGGTAGTGGTTAGTGGGTAGTGGTTAGTGGGGAGTGGGGAGTGGGGAGTGGGGAGTGGGGAGTGGGGA comes from the Pirellulales bacterium genome and includes:
- a CDS encoding class I SAM-dependent methyltransferase — its product is MLSQTELDPRLRERIDSERRYHDEHYRSTSEAVEISFDLATDRRRRPHNLSWAHYDTLLDYFAHNLAGKRILEVGCGTGNVALNLAKQGALVDACDVSEEAIAICRRRAEHHRLEGVNFRAVSMEDMELQEEGYDAVVGTMVLHHIDIPSAADKIFRLLKPRGLGVFAEWKEYPGLDRVRRAAVLRALFPPGGVEGYATEHERKLSPSDFKAIQARFPDVALEYRYCLCGKVQYFSPKWAAKLEPLDYRLLCMLPALRWFTDGVVIKFTKPRPSSSPRHVAEFVRIPAEGRNGSQTSHEVGDRPSTARRSDRHVKETPNRRFVLLAGTARSGTTWLGNILNSSPRSVYSHEPLMRYADGDLQPLLTQIKTTGRISHDEREVVLDHWSRAYFAVRRPPFFKKEYSAWPAQAPWAAWLTVRGVGRGYRAFQYLFSPADHVRYDLVVKQGGLSVHGPNFVRALVPDALVVILRHPCEVIASVRRGQRLGLMRNHNRERWFDDHLALAEEFGYGRREVEAMSDAEFEALDWLIENSIYQRLVDDHPNAQLVVYRDLFRDPKGVTETLFEALGWEVTKQTRRFLRDTTTRQTSRLTSLVTASHSYFSVYRPGKESIDAWRHELSRREQEEILEVARPLLERYWPVEE